From Vigna angularis cultivar LongXiaoDou No.4 chromosome 11, ASM1680809v1, whole genome shotgun sequence:
taatattttaaaataataataataaaaataaataataataattgtttttatcattattattatttttattatgttgattacttttattttaattttaaaagatgtAATTTATTACAACAGACAAATTCTGTTTTGTACGGTGTGCTGAACGAAggaaaaacaacttttaaaattggttttgtgtttttagggtttttcccCTATAAAAAACCCCTCCATTTCCTTCCTTTTCATCTTCCCCGGTGCCCTGTTTCTTTCCCGGAGCGTCCTGTTTCCTTCCCCGGCGTTTTCTTCTTCGAGTCCCTTTCTTCTATACCGTGGTTTTCTTCTCCGAATCTCCTTCTCCTACAACATCATCATGGCTACTCTGCTTAAATTTCTTTCTTCCCTTCCAACCAAACTTTCTAGAAACATCCAAATGGTTGGGCTGGTGACAACCGCCGGCATTGCTTCCACCGTTTACACGGTAGACCTTGGTCATACTGCTGTAGTCTTTAATGGGATATCTAAGTCCACTTTTTGCCTAAATCCAGGTATTCATTTCCTTCTTCCATGGATACATACACCCCATGTCTTCGATGTAAGAGCAACCATCCATACTTTGCAATCCACCTTCTTTACcaaagatgataaaaaaataagcCTTCAGTTTCACATTGTCGCTCGACCAAACGTTGAACATTTACCCACCTTGCTTAACCGGAGAGGCTTTAGGTATTACGAAATATTATTGCCCACTCTAAACAGTGGTATGAATGATTTGGGGAAAACTTACACTTTGTCTCAGATTCTGGAGGATGAGATAATTTTCTCCGAAACCATTCCATCTCTTTTGCGCGAAAATGCCCACAAAAACGGTATTATTCTCGATATAGTAGCGATAACATCCTTTGAGTATCCATCCACCCGAAAGTGGTTTTGCTCCCGCTCTCGATATATGATGTTGCACAAGGTTTTGGGTGCATGAATTACAGTTATCCTTGACTTGGGTTGTAAAATTTAGATGGATTGAATTGcatgattttgaaattgtgaTATATGttgaattcaataaatattgtgTTTGAATTGGTATTGAATTAAATGAACCTGATAAGGATCTCGAAATGAATTTGGGGACCACACCCAACAGCTACAGATATTACAGTATTATtagctatttttttttattttttttattttagatttaaacCTGGTACTTGTATTTGTATGGAAATCTCAAAGTGAgtctttatattttcaattgtctcaattgggtttatatatttacaaaatatctcaattagattcaaatatttataaaattgagccaattttgcCCTTGTCACAAACTGAGTTATAACTGAAATGGATATGCTAAGgtggatattttattaaaaaaaatataaaatatgttgcCAATGATaacatgaaatttaataaattttaaaaaaataatacgttgatgtcaaaatattttattgcgTGTTGAGCATTCCTCTTCTTTCTCCTATTTTTTTACTAGTAGGCGATGACGCGACTCGGGGAGGCgtcatttctttctttcttcgtTGGGCTTGGTAGAGTTCCTCCTTTCTTGTGGTGCGGCGAGGCGTTTTGGGTGGATGATTTTGATTTCCTATTCTGCAGGTTTTGATTCACGGCGCaatcctcttcctcttctaagATTGCGATTAGGGTTTCAGTTGTTCTTGAAGATTTGGGGGTTTTCTGTTCGATCATTTGATTTCTTCTGCAACTTTAGATGTAGGGTTTCATTCCATTTGAAATTGGGTTTCCCACGTTCTTGTGGCTTGATTAAGGTTGATGGCTGCGATACAAGATTCGTTTCTGGAATTGAGGATtatattttgagaaattttggGTTTTTATGCGTTTTAGGGTTCTGGTTCGGGGTGGTTGTGGGTGGTTGCTGCAAACAGAGCAGCCATAGAGGTTGCGATGATGGATGACCGTGGAGTTCCCAGGCTTGGGATGGACTGGCAGATTTCCTAGAACACAAATGAATAAAATCGAACGTTGTTGATCCAATCCTTGCTGGCTTAGCGCTCGGGTGCCGCCGCGACGACGGAGGCGGAGCGAACCTCCGAGGAGAAGAAGCAGAAGTCGCCGAGGGTGCAGGACTCTCCAACGAGGGTGATGACGTAAGCAAACTTTACGATGACGATGAGAAGGCCGATGATGAGTAACTGTGTCAAAACATTTTTGAGTAAGGTCGGCTTCTCTGTGGTAGGCTCCATGGAAACATATTGTACACTTTTcttcaagaaaataataattacgagaaaaaaaataaattaaatgaaaatatgctTTCAATATTTCTTCAATTTATCGTAGAAGCGAGTGAAGGAGTGGTTAGCATCGAAGGATAAAACAAGATTCATGGCTATGGATTCCTGTTTGAGTTCAATGAAATagtgatgaagaagaaagagaagaagtgTGGAGCTTCCAAATTgcataatttttctaatttttttttaatttattaaatttcatgttATCACtgacaacatattttttttaataaaatatctacCTCAGAATATCCATCTCAGCAcattttaacgccgtttgtgacaacttaacggttatggcaaaattgactcaattttacaaatatttggaccaaattgagatattttgcaaatatatagacccaattgagacagttaaaaatatgaagacccacttgagattctcATACAAATACGAGAACCATCCGAGGATTTAAACGTTTCTTTTTAATATCTGAGAAGTCTATATTGGCATTGAAGCCTGATGGCTTAGTTTTAGCAGGTATTCTTGGTGGAGAAACGTTAAAATAAATAGCTTGTAGGTTAACAAAGATGGAATTGAGCAAAGGCAGATAAGAAGTTTTTGCAGAGATGAGCATGGTCACATTTTATTGCTTACCGATAAAAGCCACAAAAACCATGTCACCTCACAACAATCTGGTGGCTAAAAGAATAATAGAATTTCCGCTTGTGAAGATGCTTGGAGTTTTTTCACCGAAAATGTTCAAAGGATGAGACTGAGGTTGATCACTATTTATTATGATCAAGAGTTCGTTGTCATATCTTAACCCAAATTTTTAGATTAACTATATACGCTgatatacattttaatatattatcacTTATAATAATGCTTTTAAACTCTTTTCAAGCTAATCATATCTAATCTCATATCCATGggtgataaataaaaatgttcttACACTTTACAAACAAATCATATTGATTTATGTaatatcccaaaatatagtataaaactatataagatCTATCACATAATATAACAAGAAAAATCAACAAAAGCTTAAAGATAAAGTTATTTATCGTCatatacataattataaatttaaaattttatttacaacaTCATTaaccaaaactatatataagACCACTAACTAATGCTACTAAACATCAACAACTCACCCATCTAACGCATGCTCCAAAGAAGTCTCATCATCATCTGTTCACACCTACCGAATGATCATATCAAAGCAAGAAACACAGTAACATACAACAAAACACAAgtaaaagggtaagctagagtaAACCAAATTATCTTAAAACATTGAATACATCACACAAAAGccatttcaatatatatatgtaatcaCACATATAGCACCTTTAAATACAACTAGACTTGACTTATCCGGATAaagtatgaatgttgaactaTTGTTGGCTTAATCCAAGCTACAATACAAGGTTAGTCCTTTCAAGTGTCTTTGGCCAAGGTAAAGCCCCTAGACAAGAacctcctgctactctcaccacatgcctcatccttctctacttgaaaatgaatgatcattagagtgtcgGGATAAACACCAACACTTAATTCCATACATTCATACACTGGACACTCAAGAACCATCCATAagaagttcctccttggaaccCCCTCTCCATCATTTTCATTCACATATAAACCATATACATATCCATTCGCTTTTACATTGCATACCAACATATAAAATTGATGATAACATTGTTTAAGATCATAAAAGAACAATGAAAAATATAGATCATATACGTACTAGTGAATTTAGTTTAGATTAGTCAAAATTTCACTTTACTGGTAGAAATAATCTATTAGATTGGTAATCAAATATGTTAGGACAAGTCAGAATTCACATAAAGCAAAATAGACAAAAACTActcattttaatctattatgttACTAACATAATCGATTAGACTGTAGTTtctattttaatctattatgttATTAACATAATCTATTAGACTGTAGTTTCtgttttaatctattatgttattaacataatctattatactgtaatttctcttttaatctattatgttattaacataatctattagattatagtttatgttttaatctattatgttATTAACATAATCTATTAGACTGTAGTTTCtgttttaatctattatgttattaacataatttattaaaaccaAAACTATGGccaaaacaattattataactTTGAACACTTTCCCCACACCTATATCAATCCACCAATTATTGCATaaccaaatttaaatatacttgCTAGCACACCTCAAAACCTCAATTACTCTTAGCCCTTCTATTTGAAAACCTCACCATGTAAAACCTcaatttagaataaaaacacCTAAGAACTCACCCCAAGATGACACCAACTATTCTACACCAAATATTTCTCATTTAACCGCTTAGACAAGTCCTAATAGGTCCCATATCAACATCTAAACTACCCAAAATTGTTTACACTCATTACTTCAAAATCTCACTACTCAAAACCCCATTTTTACACTAAAAACACCCTAAAACTTCAACAAATCACTACTCCTTTTATtccataacaaattttaatccaCTAACATCTCTAACAAGTCTTAAATTACTTCATAACAGTCCCAAGACAGTAGTTCCCTCTCACCAGCCCCTATTACTCAAACTCACCCATCAAAACTCCTCTTTCTAACCTTGACCAACTATGATTTGATCACTAttttccccaaacattctaaattcaatttttaacatCAATATAACTTCATTACACACTAACATAATAATATCAACATAAATTTCACATAGTACCAGGCATTAAATCATCCGACAAACATTGATCATCATTCAAACTCAAACATTACTAGAACAATCACTTCTAATACATGCAATACAACTTATTGTACATAAAGATACTAAATTCAAACcaccaaaataatataaaacaaggtctaacttcccttacctcataAGAAATTGCCCGACTTTAAGAATGTTCCACTGATTGCTTGAAACACCAGGAATTTCTAAAGGAACTTACGAAACACCGAAAAATGATCGAAAAGAGTTCTTAAGACCTCAATTTAACTAAGAATCAAAGGAAAAATAGAAAGGCTATATACAAGGGAAGATTCTTGGACAGAATCACAAACTAAGAATGAACATAAACACAGGTATAAACTTACTTGTTctattcttaaaattaatcGGCTAGAGGTGGAGATAACTTAGTTGTGATGTCTTAGGAACTTCTTGATCATTAAACAAATGATCAAATGATGAGAAATCTTCACTACTACAGAATTAGCTATAGATAGCGCtgaatagatagcgcttttttaaataagcgctatctataCCTATGATAATAGATAAcgcttttttaaaaaaacgttatctataattaattaactaatataGCAGAAACATCACTTACATTAGAGGTAACATCCCATTCACAATAAGTTTGATTATGTCAACGGGTTAGAGATGAATCCTCCtccttatttcttatttttctaatcATGGAGGGAATTGTCTATGTTGTTGATAATGGATTTTCTAAACAGCGGTTCTAcaatttgttaattattttgttatttctatTGAAGAGATATAATAATGAGCCCTGTAATGATTATTTCTTGTATGAtttataaatgtaatatttggtTTATCTTTACTTCTATTCAAGTTTCTTTTTTGCTTTCAATATTTTAACTAACATTCAATATAACACAAGTACAAGTTTGTacataataaaactaatattttatattttttataaatattttattgaaaaattattattttttttaaaaaaaatttagatcaaTAAATAGCGCTTGTTCaaataagcgctatctattgtttGACagcaatagatagcgctttcttaaaaaagcgctatctattgtcaGACATCAATAGATAACGTTTTTTTTTAGAAGCGTtatctatgataaaaaaaaaacgctATCTATGCACTTTTTTGTAGTAGTGCTTAGAGAGATGTGAGAGAAAACAAGGAGAAAGAGTTTTAAAGAGATAGATAGTGTTTGAAGTTATGAAACAGAGTTTagaacattttatttatattattcaattattttaaaatataatatcggtctcattattttaaaacacctacCAACTCTAATGCtctattttctaagttcttacaTGTTGTCAgacctcattaaaaacgcacccaaaacccctctgcacggacgccaggtgtcaagcaacgaggatcagaaatcagatagtgggatgcaggtgtcagcagaagagcggacgctcgttttgacgtgggaagaaaactgatttttctgaaaacttCCGTCCCACTCTCTTCTGCATGCAACCTTCTTCCCATACTCCGATATTCtaattttctcctccttctctctagaagtcctcccttctctctaccgaAACTCACCAGTTCTTTACTCCGATctccgttcaggcaccgtaggaATACCCccggcgtcccaagcttcaATTTGAACCGAACAGCTTCgagttctgaaactggtaagtttcttgTCTCTAGCGGTTCGTTCTTGtgaacatgcaaaccaagttcggGTTGCATGAGTCCTTAGTTTCATTCTGAACCATTTTGGTCTGTTATTTGATTTTGGGTTGAAGAGtcgttgagcgttgagggtagaggAAATCGTAGTTCGGCAAACTGAATTTCGGTCtgtaggacgttcgttcacgctcagaggtaagggaagcttatctaatttaattgtatgttgtttatacgttcgttgataatgaatgcatgttgaTGAGTGGTTGAAGgtatataaagtatgaatacTGATATGATTGTTTATGTGGAATATGATTTATTAGTATGATATGGATTGTACGAAGTATGCAAATTgattataatatgaattttataaagttatgaaattatgtattgagaaatgagttgaagATAAACAAGTcatgaatatgaaatttttcTATGATAAatgtacgttcgtcattgaacggtccttgaccgttcggtgtttctAATAAACTTGGTTGAAATCGAAttatttcatttggaaagaattctagttgaggacgaacgtcttcTTGTGATAGTActgtgcttgagcgttcggccaagcgtagTTACATCTGAGTATTCGGTGATGAACCTAAATGTGGtgaatatatgtatttgtatatctTAGTTATTCTTCAATCCCACTCAAATAGTATCtaattatattgatttaaaaCCATTTTCTATAAGCTTAATAACGCTTGGTCTCATACCAAGTGTTCGTTCTATGAAAGTGTTTGGTCTCACCACAAAATGCTCGTACggagtagtgttcggtcttacaccaatcGTTCGTACTCGTTTCTTTTATAATCTATCTttatgaaaatagcgttcgtccaacttcaataAGAACTTTcttctctaccgtgctcggttATTGACTGGCATTCGGATTGCTtgatgtaaattcaaataaactaaGTACTTTTCAGCGTTCGGTTAAAACTCTCAAgggtcagttcatctaattgactCCCTTTGTAAGTAACGTCCGTTCTAGTCATTCCTGCGATATGCAGTTGACTTCTGTTTCTTTCGTAATCCTATAGTAATCCTttcggtcttattctattctggaactggagacctctctgtctcgttccaagtgttcgtcctcgttttgagtgaggattgaacgttcggtattgaGTATCTGTAAGAACCTTTGAACAAAGATGAGATTTAACttattgataatgaaagatgaatgtgagaaaaaatgataatgaaagatgaatgtgagaaaaaatgataatgagagatgaaattgagaatgattaagaatgtgatatgaattgaaaatgttggattttgaacgagcgttccaaggaggaacgactcatggatgaatagtggaattggtaaagtatgactgtggtaatgctaagctgtcgattcatcctgatgttccgtgagtactcgtcctcacgtagaggagggtaggtcatgtgtgggaacggcaagaggtcctagtccttag
This genomic window contains:
- the LOC108332657 gene encoding uncharacterized protein LOC108332657, coding for MVGLVTTAGIASTVYTVDLGHTAVVFNGISKSTFCLNPGIHFLLPWIHTPHVFDVRATIHTLQSTFFTKDDKKISLQFHIVARPNVEHLPTLLNRRGFRYYEILLPTLNSGMNDLGKTYTLSQILEDEIIFSETIPSLLRENAHKNGIILDIVAITSFEYPSTRKWFCSRSRYMMLHKGSGSGWLWVVAANRAAIEVAMMDDRGVPRLGMDWQIS